In one window of Pseudomonas sp. IAC-BECa141 DNA:
- a CDS encoding isovaleryl-CoA dehydrogenase, whose amino-acid sequence MSYPSLNFALGETIDMLRDQVQSFVANEIAPRAAQIDSDNLFPADLWRKFGDMGLLGITVPEEYGGAGLGYLAHVVAMEEISRGSASVALSYGAHSNLCVNQINRNGNHEQKAKYLPKLISGEHVGALAMSEPNAGSDVVSMKLRADKRGDRFVLNGSKTWITNGPDANTYVIYAKTDLEKGPHGITAFIVERDWKGFSRSNKFDKLGMRGSNTCELFFDDVEVPEENILGVLNGGIKVLMSGLDYERVVLSGGPTGIMQSCMDLIVPYIHDRKQFGQSIGEFQLIQGKVADMYTQLNASRAYLYAVAQACERNETTRKDAAGVILYTAERATQMALDAIQILGGNGYINEFPAGRLLRDAKLYEIGAGTSEIRRMLIGRELFNETR is encoded by the coding sequence ATGAGCTACCCATCCCTGAACTTTGCCCTCGGTGAAACCATCGACATGCTGCGCGATCAGGTTCAGTCCTTCGTCGCCAACGAGATCGCGCCGCGTGCCGCGCAGATCGACAGCGACAACCTGTTCCCGGCCGATTTGTGGCGCAAGTTCGGTGACATGGGCCTGCTCGGCATCACCGTGCCGGAAGAATACGGCGGCGCTGGCCTGGGTTACCTGGCGCACGTCGTTGCGATGGAAGAAATCAGCCGTGGCTCGGCTTCGGTGGCGTTGTCCTACGGCGCCCACTCCAATCTCTGCGTCAACCAGATCAACCGCAACGGCAACCACGAACAGAAAGCCAAATACCTGCCAAAACTGATCAGCGGCGAACACGTCGGCGCACTCGCCATGAGCGAGCCAAACGCCGGTTCCGACGTGGTCTCGATGAAACTGCGCGCCGATAAACGTGGCGACCGTTTCGTGCTCAACGGCAGCAAGACCTGGATCACCAACGGCCCCGACGCCAACACCTACGTGATCTACGCCAAGACCGACCTGGAAAAGGGCCCCCACGGCATCACCGCCTTCATCGTCGAACGCGACTGGAAAGGCTTCAGCCGCAGCAACAAGTTCGACAAGCTCGGCATGCGCGGCTCCAACACTTGCGAGCTGTTTTTCGACGACGTCGAAGTGCCTGAAGAAAACATCCTCGGCGTACTCAACGGCGGCATAAAAGTGCTGATGAGCGGCCTCGATTACGAGCGCGTCGTGCTGTCCGGTGGCCCGACCGGCATCATGCAGTCGTGCATGGATCTGATCGTGCCGTACATCCATGACCGCAAGCAGTTCGGCCAGAGCATCGGCGAATTCCAGCTGATCCAGGGCAAAGTCGCCGACATGTACACCCAGCTCAACGCCAGCCGCGCCTATCTCTACGCCGTGGCTCAGGCCTGCGAGCGCAACGAAACCACACGCAAGGACGCCGCTGGTGTGATCCTCTACACCGCCGAACGCGCCACGCAAATGGCCCTCGACGCGATCCAGATTCTCGGCGGTAACGGTTACATCAACGAATTCCCGGCCGGCCGCCTGCTGCGTGACGCCAAGCTGTACGAAATCGGCGCCGGTACCAGTGAGATCCGTCGCATGCTGATCGGTCGCGAACTGTTCAACGAAACCCGCTAA